GCGTGTCAAAAGCAATACCATGCGGATTAATTGTAAACGAATTAGTTACAAATGCGTTTAAACATGCAAAAGTGGAAGGTCAGGAACTGCTTATTCAAGTAAGTTTAATGCAAAATATAGGCGATGTAAAATTAGTAGTTCAAGATAACGGACCCGGAATGGAAAATAATTTACACAATCACAATTCTATGGGAGTAGAGTTGATTAAATCATTAAGCGAGCAAATCGATGGTATTTGCAAGTTTGAAAATAGTAAAGGTCTGAAATTTGAATTGACCTTTAAGATTTAATTATTTGATAGGTTCAATGGCGTTGACCATTTCATATAATAATTTTTCGTTGGTGGAATTTAAAGCCTGCATATTTTCTTGCCAGGTATAAATGATGTAAAAATGATTATCAACTTTAGTTTGATATCGGATTACATCGTATGATTTCGCTTTTGTTTTACTATCTGTAAAATTTGATTTTTTTCTTTCGAATGAAAAAGCTTTGTTTTTGGTGCGGTCCCATTTTTGAACATCTTCGAAGTGAAGTGACCCCACAAAATTACGTTTGGTAGAATCCAGGCCTGATTGCGTACTTGCATAAACCACCACGTTCATTTTTCCATCTCCGTGAGTGCGGAAAAAGTAAACGCCACCACATTTACACATTTCGTTTCCGGCATCTTCCCATGGTGTGGCTCCACCAAATTCTTTGGCATTCCATCCGGCCGGAGGCGTGTATTTTAATTGAAGATTTTTTGATTTAACGGTTTGTGCCTGTATTCCAAAGCTCAGAATAGCAACACACCAAGTAATAAATGCTTTTTTCATAATCATTCGAATAGTTAAATATACTAAATACAGTAAAAACACCTTTAAAATTTATTAACTTTGTATCATAGTTCTTTGAAGGATTTTAGGTTAGTTGAAGGAATTGCGTCATTCGTACTTCTTCAATTACATTTCATAAATCCAAATGGGTCCGACCGGTTTTGACAGTAGGCGCATTTAGTAAGTAAGCATGTAGAGCGTTGTAAGAAGAGCTCTTAAAACTAAACTTTCAAAACAATTAATTGGCGAAGGTAATACTTACGCTATGGCTGCTTAATCTAGGATTTTGCAACCTTTGCTTTCCGATGAGCTAAACTGCTCTGCGCATTGGGTAAAGCATCATAAATGTGTAGTTTGTTTATAGGATGCTATTACTATAAACAATATTAATAGTTAAGTTAAAAGTTGATTTGAATAAACGTCTGCTTTTAATCGAAAATCAAGTTTATTCTAAACATGTAGAAGGCTTATTATTTCCTTATTTGGACGAGAGTTCGAATCTCTCCGGATCCACTCCATGGAAAGCACGCCAAATTCGGTGTGCTTTCTTTTTATTTCCTTCGAAATCCTTGTCTTTTACTGCATACTAGCGATACCACTTCATTGATTTTGAGAGTTCGAACTTTTTTATTCTCAAAAATCAACCCGGCAGGAAATATCGAACTCACTATACGTTTCTTAGTGGCTACATCCCTTTGTTCATAGTACTTGTCGAGGTCTTTAAGGAGTTCGACACAATCATCAATTTTAGAATCCATATTCACCATGCGAGTACTTATTTTACTTAACTCCAGAGTAAGCTGAGTGATCTTGTTTTCTATATCAATTCTTGTTTCTTTGAATTCATTAGCTGGCATTTCACCATCCAGCATTAATTCCCTTGCATTTGCGATACGCAGCTTCTGTTTCGCTATCTCCCGATGAACCGCATCCATTTCCGCTTTTCCACTTGTATTATTATCCTTCAATTTAAGCTTTAGTGTCGCTGAAAATAATTTTAAAGAATTTGGCTTTGGTTTAATAGTAATCAATAGTTTCTCAAAAGCTTTATTCAACAATTCTGCCTTTTGCCTTTCCTTGCAACCTTTAATACAGTGGTAATAGGGATATAATGTTCCCATTTTTCCTTTTGAGAAAGATGCCGTTAATGGGTTACCACATCTAGGGCATATAAGATGACCTCTAAGTGGGAATTCAGGTCGTACTGTTTTAAATTCACTTGGAACGTTTTTTCTCCTTACTGTTAAAAGCTCTTGAACTTTATAAAAGGTTGCTTCATCAATAATTGCTTTATGTTTTCCATCTATCCATTCTTCAGGTTCACCTTTATATGCAGGAATTAGTACCTTACCTATATAAGCCTTATTTCTCAGGAATTTCCAAAACGCATTTCGTTCACACTTCAATCCTTTTTTATTTAGCCTGTGTCTTACCTCCTCTATGCTATACAAGCCAGTTGCAAATTCTTTAAAAGCGAGCTTCACTAACTTCTCTTGAGTTCCTCCTTCAGGTGTTATTACCGGACGATTAAATTCATTCCTCGTATTCTTATAACCACGAGGGCAAGCACCAAGCCATCTTCCTTCTTTTTTACCCCTCCTTATACCATGAAAAATATTTAGTGCTCTTCTGTCGTTATCTACTTCTGGTGCGGTTAGATATATAGCAAGCATTACTTTTTGTTCTGGAATATCTAAATCCAGTGGCTGCTCCATCGCTCTTGCTTCTACGCCTAGTTTCTTTAATTTACCTAATTCAGCATATGCTTCGGGCGCATTTCTTGAGAAACGATCCCACTTCAAAAAATAAATATAATCAACACTGTTTTTATTGTAACGCAAAAATGACATGATCTTTTTCCATTCAGGACGATCAAAAGATTTTCCACTTTCGTCATCGTGATAAAAACCTATCACATCGATATTATTGTTTTCACAAAATCTAAATAGCTTTTCCTTTTGATCAGCT
This window of the Sphingobacteriaceae bacterium genome carries:
- a CDS encoding recombinase family protein, producing MQKRAILYTRVSTDEQNNGYSPADQKEKLFRFCENNNIDVIGFYHDDESGKSFDRPEWKKIMSFLRYNKNSVDYIYFLKWDRFSRNAPEAYAELGKLKKLGVEARAMEQPLDLDIPEQKVMLAIYLTAPEVDNDRRALNIFHGIRRGKKEGRWLGACPRGYKNTRNEFNRPVITPEGGTQEKLVKLAFKEFATGLYSIEEVRHRLNKKGLKCERNAFWKFLRNKAYIGKVLIPAYKGEPEEWIDGKHKAIIDEATFYKVQELLTVRRKNVPSEFKTVRPEFPLRGHLICPRCGNPLTASFSKGKMGTLYPYYHCIKGCKERQKAELLNKAFEKLLITIKPKPNSLKLFSATLKLKLKDNNTSGKAEMDAVHREIAKQKLRIANARELMLDGEMPANEFKETRIDIENKITQLTLELSKISTRMVNMDSKIDDCVELLKDLDKYYEQRDVATKKRIVSSIFPAGLIFENKKVRTLKINEVVSLVCSKRQGFRRK